From the Hyphomicrobiaceae bacterium genome, the window CGGGGCAACCCCTACTTCAACCCGATGGTCCGCTGGATGGGCAGCCAGCTACAGAAGCTGGACCCTGCCCTTCGGGGCGAAGAGAACATCGAGGCCGCTAGACAAGCGGCGCACACAGCACTCACGCCGCCAACCGCACGCCCTCGTAAGCGACGCGACCGTCCTGCGTCGCCTTCACGGCACCAAGACGCGGCGCAGAAGCGCTCAGCGAACGCCAAAAGGCAAGCGGCTGGACGGGGTTGAGACCCTGACGTTCGCAGACTTGCTTGTAGGCATCTAAGGCTGCCATGGCCGTCACCGAATGCCCCGGAGCCTTTCGAATTGCAGCTTCGATAAAGGCATCCGGCTCGAGGCAATTCTTTATCGTCTGCTTCTGTATGATTTTCGACGTTACGAGCGATTTGGCCGCTTTCCCCAATTGGGCTGCGCTAGGAATTACGGCGTTCGCTGAATAGCGCTCACCCTTATCGACCTCCACCGCCGAATGGTTCGCGTAAGTCGCCCAGCTCGGCGCGTAATCCTCTGCCTGATCGCCCCAGACCGTCCAGCCTTTGCGTGGGCCACGAGCGAATAGCTCAAGGAACGGCCCTTCGCTGCACGCCTCGATGATGTCGTACAGCTCATCGGGCTTGCGAGAATGCTCCCGCTTCTGCGTCTTGATGATGTTGACCTGACGACGCCCGGCGGCTCTGGTCCGAGCGTTCTTACCGCGAACGCCGAACAAGATTAGCTCCGTAGTGTTGCGAAAATAGAAGCCTACACCGCGCCCATCAGGACCGCCGTCCTTCCGGATTTTGTGCCAGACGATGTTGCTCTTGTAGTTAAAGCCCCACGCCGTCATCACTCGCAGCCCCTCAGGCAGGAGCGCGTTCGGAACCCAGAGGTAGAGATGCGCCGGGGTATCGGCTATGTCGGCGACCGGCATTGCCAGCACTTCGTCGAGACTCATCGTGCCGTAGCGCGACAAGCGACGGTGCTCGGGCGCCATCTTGCCGGTGCGGTTCTGAAACTGCCACGGTGGATCGGCCAAGATAGTTCGGAACCGTCTACCCTCGAATTGCTCGAACATCTCAAAGTCCCCGTGAGTCGTTCCCGTTTTATACCTTCACCACCGAGTCAGGTATACCGATAAGGAGCAAGGGAC encodes:
- a CDS encoding MT-A70 family methyltransferase, whose translation is MADPPWQFQNRTGKMAPEHRRLSRYGTMSLDEVLAMPVADIADTPAHLYLWVPNALLPEGLRVMTAWGFNYKSNIVWHKIRKDGGPDGRGVGFYFRNTTELILFGVRGKNARTRAAGRRQVNIIKTQKREHSRKPDELYDIIEACSEGPFLELFARGPRKGWTVWGDQAEDYAPSWATYANHSAVEVDKGERYSANAVIPSAAQLGKAAKSLVTSKIIQKQTIKNCLEPDAFIEAAIRKAPGHSVTAMAALDAYKQVCERQGLNPVQPLAFWRSLSASAPRLGAVKATQDGRVAYEGVRLAA